Below is a window of Ischnura elegans chromosome 1, ioIscEleg1.1, whole genome shotgun sequence DNA.
cctcctcacagCCCAACTCTACCGGCTTGCATGACGTGCCGCGACTGCTACATGCACTGACGTACGACAAGCAACGAGAGCGAGCAGTTTGAGGGTCAGAACGTAGTACCATCACCAAGGAGTCGATCAACCTGTTCACCTAGAAAACAAACATTATTAGTGGTCATAAAATGCAAACATTTCACGACAAGGTAAAGTGCCAAATGCAGTACATGGGGTGCAACATTATTAGCGGTCATAAAATGCAACCATTTCATGACAAGGTTAAGTGCCAAATGCAGTACATGGGGTACAATCGCATTCATAATCTACAAACgcaacttgaaaataaataaaaaatcccgAGATATGGAATTCACGGCTATGAAAGGATCAAAAGTACCATATAATTTATCAATAGTAAACTGAACTTACTTCAAATAAAGCTTCCTCCTGCCTTTGATCCCGATATGTCGTGATATTGATGTCAATTGACGAGCAGGTTCTCATAAGACGATCAGCGTAGTCTTCCACCTCGGCGTTGTCCTCtgaaattgtgatttaaatatttaccGGAATGATACAGCACCTTAGAAATAGTATTGCGTGTGATTTAAAGCCCGCATGCCACGACAAACAGGGCCACGACAAACAGGGCCAAGCAAAACAATGACTATTACCGCTCGAAAGCTGTGCAACCAAATCAGATTGGCGTATTGTGTCCAAAGTAGTGAGCAATGCATCTTTTCTCTCTTCCAGGGACAGTAAATCGCGTCTCAGTGCATCAATATGCTTATCTACTTCGTCCAGTAAGTTAATTACTCTGCTTTTCGGTGATGCTGAGCCTTCTAGGAACGCTGGGTCTTGAATGATCGCATCGGCGAAGTTCGACTTCACATCCATCGGGCTAATATAGAAGTTCTAAATTGAGTCACCCGTAAAACCCTAAGATTACCGACTAAAGAGGAATACTTCCAGATACACAACTACGtatttaaaaaggtaaaataaggaACTGTCCTACGATACGAATGCCTTAATCACCATTAATCACTGCGGCCTGTATCTCGCGCTTTTCATCAGGCTCGTTTATTTATCAGCTATCAAACAGCCAGCTGCGCAGCTGCTAACAAGCGCCACCACGGAAAGAAGCGATGAGCGCGACGTTTAATTTTCGGAAGAGTCTGGTACATTCCAGAAATTCCGTTATTACGTTAAAATTAATTGGGATATTTTACCAAAACGTTGTGCACTCATGCTGTAGGGCTGAATTTAGGTCGatttttgaagatcatttgaataGTACAATATTACCTTCCCTAAGGGGGCCTCCCAAGGGCGTACccgggatcaaaactaggggggggggggggggggggacaacccttggttgttcaagttgtaggtaaaatttaagcatggaaaaggtgaatgaaatcaacactttaaagaaaatttaacagctctttattagtttgtaaaattatttgcttgaaaaaatacaattttccttTAAGAAATTTGCGTTTTTTGCTTCAAtggtggggcagctgccccacgcTTGGTACGCCAATGGGGCctccattaattacatgaggtgatGCTGGCAATTTTTGGACTCCACCACCCCCTTTGGTGAGATTAGGCTCGACCCCCTCGCTCTCATCTcacatgagattgttcaaaatgcacaCTTTCAGTGCAAATGCGTACGCTCTGCataaaaacgctcaacaatcgtccaccgaatcaaatccgctcatatagaGAGGCCTaatcacagatatatacaatatatataatattgtatatatctgtgggcctaatagtactagatgagcggatttgattcgatgggcgattgttgagcgtttttgccgTGGAAGTATCGAAATACTTTAATTTATGCTTCATTGGAttggatttattaataaaaactatttttttaaatatttttatagaaaatttgcTCAGACTGgtatttaaaattgctaataTCATAGTCTAGAATCACTTTTTAAGCTGCTTCTTGggggaaaaaatatgtgatacTTCCCAAGGACCCCTCTTTCCCCCACGTGAAATTGGCTGAGAATTGGCTTAACCCCTCATTGCACAAAAATGTAGAACGTCTTCAGCTAATATCTAGAAATATCTTGTAATAACTTCAAGATATTTTGCAATGCCCACTTTTCTCATATCTACAAGAttatcttgagaagatattttcttgaCATTCATATTCCAATTGGACATATTGAGAAGAGTCAGGATAAATGACTTGATAGTAAAATATTACCTTCCCTAAAGGGGCCTCCCAAGGGCGTACTcgggatcaaaactagggggggggggcaagccatggttattcaagttgcaggtaaaatttaagcattgaaaaggtgaatgaaatcaacatttttaaagaaacttTAACAGCAAGACTTTAACTCTATGTTTTGGTTTagcaagagtttatttttcagctgacAAGACTGCTGGTGAAGCAGGAGATGATGGTATAGGGTGTCTTATTCTTCCTAAACATTGGAACCTCTCTGGCTTTTGCTCTATTTCTGATTGGGGCTACCTCCtttgattccaaatttgaagttaccaaagcagcttaaaatttccttttagatTTATCAAAGGAGT
It encodes the following:
- the LOC124155609 gene encoding uncharacterized protein LOC124155609, with the translated sequence MDVKSNFADAIIQDPAFLEGSASPKSRVINLLDEVDKHIDALRRDLLSLEERKDALLTTLDTIRQSDLVAQLSSEDNAEVEDYADRLMRTCSSIDINITTYRDQRQEEALFEVNRLIDSLVMVLRSDPQTARSRCLSYVSACSSRGTSCKPVELGCEEEEEEEVEASSSSQQQQFYPDAVFEEVMFLCTPDDRKRVQRRLSGLLAYIEREMAPLLPTTL